In the Chlorobium limicola DSM 245 genome, one interval contains:
- a CDS encoding discoidin/SUN/FTP domain-containing protein, with protein sequence MRRTGFRTFLSMLSISALTLTSPVQAEIIKPVSVKGIGKYTNSLRLLIDGRTPLQGAAFDDPSCVYWYNPSVSFVIDLGALYMITGITMQVDNNDNYRLSCSRDGRRYTSVLYLGSETGETGWGMETVSTGKGHKEYLQDLRFTPSPARYIKLSASGGDLIYAASEILVTGTRAVNLMPQQNSGSTNPPPVN encoded by the coding sequence ATGCGAAGAACAGGTTTCCGGACTTTTCTGTCCATGTTGTCCATTTCGGCATTGACGCTGACATCGCCTGTTCAGGCCGAAATTATCAAACCCGTTTCCGTCAAAGGGATCGGGAAATATACCAATAGTCTCCGTCTGCTTATCGACGGGCGCACACCGCTTCAGGGGGCTGCCTTTGACGATCCGTCCTGTGTTTACTGGTATAATCCCTCGGTTTCATTCGTGATCGATCTTGGAGCTCTTTACATGATTACCGGTATAACCATGCAGGTCGACAACAACGACAACTACCGGCTTTCATGCTCCCGGGACGGTCGTCGTTATACCTCGGTACTGTATCTCGGCAGCGAAACCGGCGAGACCGGGTGGGGCATGGAGACCGTAAGTACGGGAAAGGGGCACAAGGAGTACCTTCAGGATCTGCGGTTTACCCCTTCACCCGCCCGTTACATCAAACTGTCGGCAAGCGGCGGCGACCTGATCTATGCCGCATCGGAAATTCTTGTTACCGGTACCAGAGCAGTAAACCTCATGCCGCAGCAGAATAGCGGAAGCACAAATCCTCCCCCCGTTAATTGA
- a CDS encoding putative molybdenum carrier protein, with amino-acid sequence MSITIVSGGQTGVDRAALDAAIAAGLQHGGWCPKERRSEDGTIPSRYRLKETSAKAYRIRTMANVRDSDGTLLLVRGRLKGGTRLTLQCAEKTGRPYLLLLLSSRPDIVPVVQWLRNNAITVLNIAGPRESSEPGIYTEARLWLDNLFELLKRET; translated from the coding sequence TTGTCGATTACCATTGTTTCCGGTGGACAGACCGGAGTTGACCGTGCGGCACTTGATGCGGCGATCGCTGCGGGACTGCAGCATGGCGGATGGTGCCCGAAAGAGCGACGTTCTGAAGACGGCACCATTCCGTCCCGTTATCGGTTGAAAGAAACGTCGGCAAAAGCATATCGAATAAGAACGATGGCCAACGTCCGCGACTCCGACGGAACGCTCCTGCTTGTAAGGGGTCGTCTCAAGGGCGGAACGCGACTTACGCTCCAGTGCGCAGAGAAAACGGGACGGCCATATCTGCTGCTGCTTTTGTCCAGTCGGCCGGATATCGTTCCGGTTGTGCAGTGGCTGCGGAACAATGCCATTACGGTGCTCAATATTGCCGGACCGCGAGAGAGCTCCGAGCCCGGAATCTATACCGAAGCGCGATTATGGCTCGACAACCTTTTTGAGCTATTGAAAAGAGAGACGTAA
- a CDS encoding SRPBCC family protein: MAFTVDISLLREFTTSAGLDAVFAILADVPRSAAHFPKVDALVDLGGNVFRWEMEKIGIGSYTFQQTVYACLYRDDAAAGRVFWEPVKGVGNAVVGGEWKVRQTTAGTVVTLNTRGSLTVDFPSFLQFMLAPLVEMEFTGMVDQYIVNLKESFSIL, encoded by the coding sequence ATGGCATTTACCGTTGACATATCGCTTTTGCGAGAGTTTACCACTTCAGCCGGCCTGGATGCGGTTTTTGCGATTCTTGCCGATGTTCCCCGATCAGCCGCCCACTTCCCGAAAGTTGACGCTCTCGTCGATCTTGGCGGCAATGTTTTTCGCTGGGAGATGGAAAAAATCGGCATAGGAAGCTATACGTTTCAGCAGACGGTTTACGCCTGTCTCTATCGGGACGATGCCGCTGCAGGGAGAGTTTTCTGGGAACCGGTAAAGGGAGTCGGCAATGCCGTTGTCGGCGGGGAGTGGAAAGTTCGTCAGACCACTGCCGGCACTGTGGTGACGTTGAACACAAGAGGCTCTCTGACCGTTGATTTCCCCTCATTTCTGCAGTTCATGCTTGCTCCGCTCGTTGAGATGGAATTTACCGGTATGGTTGACCAGTATATCGTAAACCTGAAGGAGAGCTTCAGCATACTCTAA
- a CDS encoding murein L,D-transpeptidase catalytic domain family protein, translated as MIRSMVMLFFILSVLPAPVHAFSFQQNSFRKQISTLFHSPELKNKVDPQVLNMALAGYYSLKEQGKVNRDGILTVIDFNKPSVDDRLFVIDINRGRLLYSGLVAHGSGSGDNYAYDFSNAPGSHKSSLGFYRTGMTYDGKHGYSLRLQGMEPGINDNAESRSIVIHGADYVSQDFIRKHGRLGRSQGCPAVSFDSFQHVIDLIKDGSCLFIYHRDGEYSSGSRLINPGFALLQHNPGILAS; from the coding sequence ATGATTCGTTCTATGGTAATGTTATTTTTCATTCTTTCGGTGCTGCCTGCACCCGTTCACGCCTTTTCCTTCCAGCAGAATTCTTTTCGTAAACAGATATCCACTCTTTTCCACTCTCCCGAACTGAAAAACAAGGTCGATCCACAAGTACTCAATATGGCACTTGCCGGTTATTACTCCCTGAAAGAGCAGGGAAAGGTTAACCGTGATGGAATTCTGACCGTGATCGATTTCAATAAACCCTCGGTGGATGATCGTCTTTTTGTGATCGATATCAATCGGGGAAGACTGCTTTATTCCGGTCTCGTCGCTCACGGCAGCGGCAGCGGCGATAATTACGCTTACGATTTCTCGAACGCTCCCGGCTCGCACAAGAGCAGTCTCGGATTTTACAGGACGGGAATGACCTATGACGGAAAACACGGCTATTCGCTCAGGCTTCAGGGCATGGAACCCGGTATAAACGACAATGCCGAGTCGAGAAGCATCGTTATTCATGGCGCCGATTATGTTTCACAGGATTTTATCAGGAAGCATGGACGTCTCGGACGAAGCCAGGGGTGTCCTGCCGTATCATTTGACAGCTTTCAGCATGTCATCGATCTCATCAAGGATGGAAGTTGTCTTTTTATCTATCACAGGGATGGCGAGTACTCGTCAGGTTCGCGCCTGATCAATCCGGGCTTTGCTCTTCTGCAGCATAATCCGGGCATTCTCGCCTCATAA
- a CDS encoding DUF2189 domain-containing protein, translating to MAAFDYGQKADPVLFAKLISEGYQVNVQDSIRQGWEMFKLHIGEFVGYTLIIFVISALCSKMGAFGSIVFSAVAAPFYAGYAIVAFNLLSGKPLQFGDFFKGLNYFLPLFLAGLASGVLVSLGFALLILPGIYLAVCYMFVTLLIVDHRMEFWDAMETSRKIVSKNWFALFGLAFALFAVNLLGMLALVVGLLVTVPVTSCAAAVAYKEIVGLHSSEW from the coding sequence ATGGCGGCTTTTGATTATGGGCAAAAAGCGGATCCTGTCCTTTTTGCAAAACTGATTTCCGAAGGTTATCAGGTTAATGTACAGGATTCCATCAGGCAGGGGTGGGAGATGTTCAAACTGCATATCGGAGAGTTTGTCGGATATACGCTGATTATTTTTGTCATATCGGCACTCTGTTCAAAAATGGGGGCATTCGGATCGATAGTGTTTTCCGCAGTCGCAGCGCCGTTTTATGCCGGATATGCGATCGTCGCTTTCAATCTGCTCAGCGGAAAACCGTTGCAGTTCGGCGATTTCTTTAAAGGACTCAACTATTTTCTTCCGCTTTTTCTTGCCGGTCTTGCAAGTGGCGTTCTTGTCAGCCTTGGCTTTGCGCTTCTCATTCTTCCCGGTATCTATCTTGCGGTCTGCTACATGTTCGTCACGCTGCTGATTGTCGATCATCGAATGGAATTCTGGGATGCCATGGAAACCAGCCGTAAAATCGTATCGAAAAACTGGTTCGCGCTTTTCGGGCTCGCTTTCGCCCTTTTCGCCGTGAACCTTCTCGGCATGCTGGCTCTTGTTGTCGGTCTGCTGGTTACGGTGCCGGTTACCTCTTGCGCAGCCGCTGTTGCCTACAAGGAGATCGTCGGGCTTCACTCAAGCGAGTGGTAA
- a CDS encoding cytochrome b/b6 domain-containing protein, producing MKKIYLYARFQRFWHWTQFLIISILLVTGLEVHGLYNLMGYENAFRIHNLSGWGLLGLIFIAFFWYITTGDFRQYLTEGNLVEKIWMQVRYYMIGIFKHEPHPFKKNEISRLNPLQRITYLMLTLVGLPSQIIFGFIYFYFNELVALGMNPAWMEPIALIHTLLAYLLIAFVIMHVYMTTTGHTLTSNIKAMITGWEEVDE from the coding sequence ATGAAAAAGATCTATCTGTACGCACGATTTCAGCGTTTCTGGCACTGGACGCAGTTTCTCATTATCTCCATACTGCTGGTGACCGGGCTTGAAGTGCACGGCTTGTATAACCTCATGGGTTACGAAAACGCATTCAGGATCCATAACCTTTCCGGATGGGGTCTCCTGGGGCTGATCTTCATCGCGTTTTTCTGGTATATCACCACCGGTGATTTCCGCCAGTATCTTACCGAGGGCAACCTTGTTGAAAAAATATGGATGCAGGTACGCTACTACATGATCGGCATTTTCAAACACGAACCGCATCCGTTCAAGAAAAACGAAATATCGAGGCTCAATCCGCTTCAGCGTATCACCTACCTTATGCTGACCCTTGTCGGATTACCGTCGCAAATTATTTTCGGCTTTATCTACTTCTATTTCAACGAACTGGTCGCTCTCGGCATGAACCCTGCATGGATGGAACCGATCGCGCTGATTCACACCCTGCTTGCCTATCTGCTTATCGCATTCGTGATCATGCACGTTTATATGACCACAACGGGACACACCCTGACCTCGAATATAAAGGCGATGATCACCGGATGGGAGGAAGTTGATGAATAA
- a CDS encoding DUF2278 family protein encodes MPLQDGYGVLAGTLHSYSCDRIKRDGQYYHCTVRVKAGPRIYRCPVDLDNKKSSDGIQWRVVEMGRTSLKGISELGDGWHTLRSNPHSGALDYYRSPELTPTEEYRRAYDDAPDNIMNAPASGCVPWRYGTGAAAFRDLEPLLKHARRLYVFGEPFRTGKGVHNIHQNQGDPPDSRWFGENGIWQDGCIVAERWNHTVAAFLCKFKSQRFITADAMSHLSA; translated from the coding sequence ATGCCTCTTCAAGACGGTTACGGCGTTCTTGCAGGAACGTTACACAGCTATTCATGTGATCGCATCAAACGTGACGGTCAGTATTACCACTGTACGGTCAGAGTCAAGGCAGGCCCTCGCATTTACCGCTGTCCGGTCGACCTCGACAATAAAAAATCCTCTGACGGCATCCAGTGGAGGGTTGTGGAGATGGGGAGAACTTCACTGAAAGGGATTTCCGAACTCGGGGACGGCTGGCACACGCTCCGTTCAAATCCGCATTCCGGTGCTCTCGATTACTACCGGTCGCCGGAATTGACACCTACCGAGGAGTATCGGCGAGCTTATGACGACGCGCCAGACAACATCATGAACGCACCGGCGTCAGGCTGTGTTCCCTGGAGGTATGGAACCGGTGCTGCTGCATTCCGCGACCTTGAACCCCTCCTGAAGCATGCCCGCAGGCTTTATGTGTTCGGAGAACCATTCAGAACAGGGAAAGGCGTTCATAATATCCATCAGAATCAGGGGGATCCTCCTGACAGCCGGTGGTTTGGCGAAAACGGCATCTGGCAGGACGGGTGTATCGTTGCTGAACGATGGAATCACACTGTTGCCGCTTTTCTCTGCAAGTTCAAGTCACAGCGTTTCATCACAGCCGATGCGATGTCCCATCTCTCCGCCTGA
- a CDS encoding SIMPL domain-containing protein, with protein MNALKLLVFALWAFVFLSGYSTALYGEEPRIVVSATGKVSVKPDMAEFGVLVKSVAKNADQAAVRTAEKYRALQQALRAAGIPVEDAPTASYTVSPQWEWVQTEGRSVLKGYAAQHLVMVKVRNLASAGKAVDAAVQSGADEVHQITFTSSRYDELRRQALAAAVSNARGDAEIMAKAAGGRLGGVIELTVGQPLYRPAPSMDMMTMKAAAPEAAPPTEIAPAEQDIAVSVSSMWKFLGTPAR; from the coding sequence ATGAACGCGTTGAAGTTGCTTGTTTTTGCTCTCTGGGCTTTTGTGTTTCTGTCCGGTTATTCGACAGCACTCTATGGTGAAGAGCCTCGGATTGTCGTATCGGCGACGGGCAAGGTATCGGTGAAGCCCGACATGGCCGAGTTCGGCGTGCTGGTGAAGTCTGTGGCGAAGAACGCCGATCAGGCAGCAGTCCGTACCGCTGAAAAATACCGTGCTCTTCAGCAGGCCCTTCGTGCCGCAGGTATTCCTGTCGAGGATGCTCCGACGGCGAGTTATACCGTCAGTCCACAGTGGGAATGGGTGCAGACGGAAGGCAGGAGTGTATTGAAAGGGTATGCCGCTCAGCATCTCGTCATGGTGAAGGTGCGTAATCTCGCCTCTGCCGGAAAGGCCGTCGATGCCGCTGTGCAGTCCGGCGCCGATGAGGTACACCAGATCACCTTCACCTCGAGCCGCTACGATGAACTGCGCCGTCAGGCACTTGCCGCGGCGGTGTCGAATGCACGGGGTGACGCTGAAATCATGGCGAAAGCCGCCGGCGGGCGTCTCGGCGGGGTTATCGAACTGACGGTAGGCCAACCGTTGTACAGGCCTGCGCCCTCTATGGATATGATGACGATGAAAGCTGCGGCTCCGGAGGCAGCTCCTCCTACCGAGATAGCTCCTGCCGAGCAGGATATTGCTGTAAGTGTCAGTTCAATGTGGAAATTTCTGGGTACACCTGCCCGATAA
- a CDS encoding L,D-transpeptidase family protein yields the protein MRAFVFLLLLLVSARVVQGEPVSLQNQVIGKKTTARQHAPDSVLAAQLRCHFQAMDSNAAGPERRAFNNQLARFYAARNYRPVWTERADIAELIEAIGESENDGLIPDDYHIKEIRTFFLSPPRTPELQAKYDLLLSDALLSLAYHLRFGKVDPESLDPNWNLDGTARRTALEYRLQNALAAGRPKAALDELRPKHSGYAELKKGLARYRVIARAGGWQKVPEGDSFREGVRDSRVPLLRKRLQQSGDLPGGVTDSSKVYTAAMANAVKRFQKRNGLSVDGVAGTATIGEINISAAERVDQIRLNLERYRWFVNDLEPTYVLVNIAGFTLQYIENGRYRWGTRVIVGQPYRETPVFKADMQYIVFNPQWVIPPTILAEDALPAIRNSRSYLDRKKLRVIDSRGRVVDPASVNWSGYSAANFPYRLQQTAGDHGALGRIKFMMPNKHVIYLHDTPTKNLFEKSERTFSSGCIRVENPLDLAQLVLQDSVKWNKTSIDSTIGTGKTSTVNLPKRIPVFLLYLTAIAEGEEIQFRRDVYNRDDRLRKALDSPVPQYRIESCGL from the coding sequence ATGAGAGCTTTCGTTTTTCTTCTGCTTTTGCTTGTTTCGGCTCGAGTCGTTCAGGGCGAGCCGGTTTCTCTTCAGAATCAGGTTATCGGAAAGAAAACGACGGCTCGGCAGCATGCGCCCGATTCCGTTCTCGCTGCACAGTTGCGTTGCCATTTTCAGGCGATGGACAGCAACGCGGCAGGTCCGGAACGGAGGGCATTCAACAATCAGCTGGCCCGCTTTTATGCCGCACGGAACTATAGGCCGGTCTGGACGGAACGGGCAGACATTGCCGAACTCATCGAAGCCATCGGTGAAAGTGAAAACGATGGGTTGATTCCCGATGATTATCACATCAAAGAGATCCGCACTTTTTTCCTCTCTCCTCCGCGTACTCCTGAACTGCAGGCGAAGTACGATCTGCTGCTCAGCGATGCATTGCTGAGTCTTGCATATCATCTTCGTTTCGGGAAAGTAGATCCGGAAAGCCTTGACCCCAACTGGAATCTTGACGGCACTGCGCGTCGGACGGCACTTGAATACCGGTTGCAGAATGCTCTTGCCGCGGGCCGCCCCAAAGCGGCGCTCGATGAACTTCGACCGAAGCATTCCGGATACGCCGAACTGAAAAAAGGTCTGGCCCGCTACCGGGTTATCGCACGGGCAGGTGGTTGGCAGAAGGTTCCCGAGGGGGATTCTTTCAGGGAAGGAGTCAGAGACAGCCGGGTTCCTCTCCTTCGAAAACGGCTTCAGCAGTCCGGAGACCTTCCGGGCGGGGTTACCGACAGCTCGAAGGTATACACTGCTGCCATGGCAAATGCCGTGAAACGGTTTCAGAAACGCAACGGCCTGTCGGTTGACGGCGTAGCCGGAACGGCGACAATCGGTGAAATCAATATTTCAGCAGCTGAGCGTGTCGATCAGATACGCCTTAATCTGGAGCGTTACCGCTGGTTCGTCAACGATCTCGAGCCAACCTACGTGCTGGTGAACATTGCCGGCTTCACTCTGCAGTATATAGAGAACGGGCGCTATCGCTGGGGAACGCGGGTGATTGTGGGACAACCCTATCGAGAGACCCCGGTTTTCAAGGCAGATATGCAGTATATCGTCTTCAATCCGCAATGGGTTATTCCGCCGACCATTCTTGCCGAGGACGCTCTCCCGGCCATTCGTAACAGCCGCTCCTATCTTGACAGAAAGAAACTCAGGGTAATCGATTCCAGGGGCAGGGTGGTCGATCCGGCTTCAGTCAACTGGTCGGGCTATTCGGCAGCCAACTTTCCCTATCGGCTTCAGCAAACAGCCGGTGACCATGGAGCCCTTGGCAGAATCAAGTTCATGATGCCCAACAAACACGTTATCTATCTTCACGATACGCCGACCAAAAACCTGTTTGAAAAAAGCGAGCGCACCTTCAGTTCCGGTTGTATAAGGGTTGAAAATCCGCTCGATCTTGCGCAGCTTGTGCTGCAGGATTCGGTAAAATGGAACAAAACCAGTATCGACAGCACTATCGGTACGGGAAAAACAAGCACGGTCAATCTTCCGAAAAGGATACCGGTTTTTCTTCTCTATCTGACGGCAATCGCCGAAGGTGAGGAGATACAGTTCCGCCGGGATGTCTATAACCGAGACGATCGCCTTCGGAAGGCGCTCGATTCACCGGTACCGCAATACCGGATCGAAAGCTGCGGACTCTGA